In a single window of the Sediminicoccus sp. KRV36 genome:
- a CDS encoding S41 family peptidase, producing MKLKVGTTAAVAGAFAAGIIIGPMVAAWAQGTTDGGRAETYRLLQLFGDVFARVRAEYVEPVQDRDLVENAVNGMLTGLDPHSAYLNPRNFRDMQVQTRGEFGGLGIEVTQEGGYIRVISPIDETPAARAGIRPGDFITHLNGNSTQGMTLQEAVEQMRGERGTAIRLSVRREGEARPLEISITRDVIRPQVVRFRLEGNDIAYIRITSFNEQTEVNLRRAMTTLRQQAGGNLKGVVLDLRNNPGGLLDQAVQVTDDLLDQGEIVSTRARRSEDAQRWNARAGDITQGLPMVVLINGGSASASEIVAGALQDHRRAVVLGTRSFGKGSVQTVMPLGGNNGAIRLTTARYYTPSGRSIQATGIEPDFEVRATRQDAETAAANPTREREREQDLRRSLRAEGAATPAPPTVTLPPLNLPNSITSRVQNQPPEGWPTLDATKPETDFQLQQGLSLVRAIAANPQRRAQR from the coding sequence ATGAAGCTCAAGGTCGGGACCACCGCTGCCGTGGCAGGCGCTTTCGCCGCGGGCATCATCATCGGCCCGATGGTGGCTGCCTGGGCGCAAGGAACCACCGATGGCGGCCGCGCCGAGACCTATCGGCTGCTCCAGCTGTTTGGCGATGTCTTCGCCCGCGTCCGTGCCGAATATGTGGAGCCGGTGCAGGACCGGGACCTGGTCGAGAATGCCGTGAACGGCATGCTGACCGGGCTGGACCCGCACAGCGCCTACCTCAACCCGCGCAATTTCCGCGACATGCAGGTGCAGACGCGCGGCGAATTCGGTGGCCTCGGCATCGAGGTGACGCAGGAGGGCGGCTATATCCGCGTGATCTCCCCGATTGACGAAACCCCTGCCGCCCGCGCCGGCATCCGCCCCGGCGATTTCATCACCCACCTCAACGGCAATTCCACCCAGGGGATGACCCTGCAGGAGGCGGTGGAGCAGATGCGTGGCGAGCGCGGCACCGCCATCCGCCTGAGCGTCCGCCGCGAGGGCGAGGCCCGGCCGCTGGAAATCTCCATCACGCGGGACGTGATCCGCCCGCAGGTGGTGCGTTTCCGGCTGGAGGGGAATGACATCGCCTATATCCGCATCACCTCCTTCAATGAACAGACCGAGGTGAATCTCCGCCGCGCCATGACCACGCTGCGCCAGCAGGCCGGCGGCAACCTCAAGGGCGTCGTGCTCGATCTGCGCAACAACCCCGGCGGGCTGCTCGACCAGGCCGTACAGGTGACGGATGATCTGCTGGACCAGGGCGAAATCGTCTCCACCCGCGCCCGCCGCAGTGAGGACGCGCAGCGCTGGAATGCGCGCGCGGGCGACATCACCCAGGGCCTGCCCATGGTGGTGCTGATCAATGGCGGTTCGGCCAGTGCGAGCGAGATCGTCGCCGGCGCGCTGCAGGATCACCGCCGCGCGGTGGTGTTGGGCACGCGCAGCTTCGGCAAGGGCTCGGTGCAGACCGTGATGCCGCTGGGTGGCAATAATGGCGCCATCCGGCTGACCACGGCGCGCTACTACACGCCCTCCGGCCGCTCCATCCAGGCGACCGGGATCGAGCCCGATTTCGAGGTGCGCGCGACCCGCCAGGATGCGGAGACGGCCGCCGCCAACCCGACGCGGGAGCGCGAGCGCGAGCAGGATCTGCGCCGCTCGCTCCGCGCCGAGGGTGCCGCCACGCCGGCCCCCCCCACCGTGACCCTGCCGCCGCTGAACCTGCCCAACTCGATCACCAGCCGCGTGCAGAACCAGCCGCCCGAGGGCTGGCCGACACTCGACGCGACCAAGCCCGAGACGGATTTCCAGTTGCAGCAGGGGCTTTCGCTGGTGCGCGCCATCGCGGCCAATCCGCAGCGCCGCGCGCAGCGCTAG
- the modB gene encoding molybdate ABC transporter permease subunit, whose product MGLTPEEWQAIRLSLDVAARSVLVSLLPAIGIAWLLTRRRFAGRFLLDALVHLPLVVPPVVVGWGLLMLFGIRGPIGAPLHDWFGIRLVFTTEGAALATAVMSFPLIVRAVRLGLEQVDPGLEAAARTLGAGRLDRFLTITLPLMSPGILAGAVTAFAAGLGEFGAVITFASNIPGETQTLPLAIYSATQTPGGEGMAARLALISFTLAMGGLLLAELIARRMHLWLGRF is encoded by the coding sequence ATGGGCCTGACGCCCGAGGAATGGCAGGCGATCCGCCTCAGCCTCGATGTCGCCGCGCGCTCGGTGCTGGTTTCGCTGCTGCCGGCCATCGGGATCGCCTGGCTGCTGACCCGGCGGCGCTTTGCGGGGCGCTTCCTGCTGGATGCGCTGGTGCATCTGCCGCTGGTGGTGCCGCCGGTGGTGGTGGGCTGGGGGCTGCTGATGCTCTTCGGCATTCGCGGGCCGATCGGCGCGCCGCTGCATGACTGGTTCGGCATTCGCCTGGTCTTCACCACTGAAGGCGCGGCGCTCGCCACCGCCGTCATGTCCTTTCCGCTCATCGTGCGCGCGGTGCGCCTGGGGCTGGAGCAGGTGGACCCCGGCCTGGAGGCGGCGGCGCGAACGCTGGGGGCGGGCCGGCTGGACCGCTTCCTGACCATCACGCTGCCGCTCATGTCCCCCGGCATCCTGGCCGGCGCGGTCACGGCCTTTGCGGCGGGGCTGGGCGAATTCGGCGCGGTCATCACCTTCGCCTCCAACATCCCGGGCGAGACGCAGACCCTGCCGCTGGCGATCTACAGCGCGACGCAAACCCCGGGCGGCGAGGGCATGGCCGCACGACTGGCGCTGATCTCCTTCACCCTCGCCATGGGCGGCTTGCTGCTGGCCGAGTTGATCGCCCGGCGCATGCATCTCTGGCTCGGGCGTTTCTGA
- a CDS encoding LysR family transcriptional regulator yields MSRVPPKDGARLSLRLDVPGGRIGPGKIALLEAIGREGSISAAGRALGMSYKRAWELVDQLNTLLAAPVVAASPGGARGGGARLTEAGLDVIREFRAMERAAARASAPHRRALLARVKA; encoded by the coding sequence ATGAGCCGGGTGCCCCCCAAGGATGGCGCAAGGCTCAGCCTGCGGCTTGATGTGCCCGGTGGCCGCATCGGCCCGGGCAAGATCGCCCTGCTGGAGGCCATCGGCCGTGAAGGCTCGATCTCGGCGGCCGGCCGCGCCCTGGGGATGAGCTACAAGCGCGCCTGGGAATTGGTGGATCAGCTCAACACGCTGCTGGCAGCACCCGTGGTGGCCGCAAGCCCGGGCGGCGCCCGTGGTGGCGGGGCGCGGCTGACGGAGGCGGGGCTCGATGTGATCCGGGAATTCCGCGCGATGGAGCGTGCGGCGGCGCGGGCTTCGGCGCCGCATCGGCGGGCATTGCTGGCACGGGTGAAAGCCTGA
- a CDS encoding SDR family oxidoreductase, producing the protein MDLRLRGKTVLITGASKGIGLACARGFAAQGCDLHLAARSGALLEAARAEITATHDVRVTLHVGSLSDDTAMRALAEAAGEVDILVNNAGDIPAGDLEAVDDAAWRRGWDLKVFGYISLTRAYWARMKARGHGVIINDIGNSGENFDARYIAGSSGNASLMAFTKALGAVSLDHGVRVVGINPGPVATERMVKIMKRRALDWHGDESRWEELFDKYPGKRPATAEEVADLTLFLASPRAGYITGTIVTIDGGIAARGSII; encoded by the coding sequence ATGGACCTCCGACTGCGCGGCAAGACCGTGCTCATCACCGGTGCCTCGAAGGGCATCGGCCTCGCCTGCGCGCGCGGCTTCGCGGCCCAGGGCTGTGACCTGCACCTGGCCGCGCGCTCCGGCGCATTGCTGGAGGCGGCGCGGGCCGAGATCACCGCCACGCATGATGTGCGCGTGACGCTCCATGTCGGCAGCCTGAGCGATGACACGGCCATGCGCGCCCTGGCGGAGGCGGCGGGCGAAGTGGACATCCTGGTGAACAATGCGGGCGATATTCCGGCCGGCGATCTCGAAGCGGTGGATGACGCGGCCTGGCGCCGTGGCTGGGACCTCAAGGTCTTCGGCTATATCAGCCTGACGCGCGCCTATTGGGCGCGGATGAAGGCGCGCGGCCATGGCGTGATCATCAACGATATCGGCAATAGCGGCGAGAATTTCGACGCGCGCTACATCGCCGGCTCCTCCGGCAATGCCTCGCTGATGGCCTTCACCAAGGCGCTCGGCGCCGTCTCGCTCGACCATGGCGTGCGGGTGGTGGGCATCAATCCCGGCCCGGTGGCGACCGAGCGCATGGTAAAGATCATGAAGCGCCGCGCGCTGGACTGGCATGGCGATGAAAGCCGCTGGGAGGAGCTGTTCGACAAATACCCCGGCAAGCGCCCCGCCACGGCCGAGGAGGTGGCGGATCTCACGCTGTTTCTCGCCAGCCCGCGCGCCGGCTACATCACCGGCACCATCGTCACCATTGATGGCGGCATTGCCGCGCGCGGCAGCATCATCTGA
- a CDS encoding MBOAT family protein codes for MIFASFEFLFLFLPLFFVLYFLTPARFRNWTILLLSWAFYAWWRVDFLALLGGVTLFTFFVALRVNAAEEASDSRFRWMMVGLVGNLGVLAYFKYANFGVQSFNQLVTALGLTPTPWAEIILPIGLSFYVLQSVSYLIDVWRKDVPVSRNFVAYAAYKAIFSQLIAGPIVRYAEIEHDLKHRVHTWEKFGLGARRFMIGFCMKVLIADTIAPMVDVVYALPNPSMADAWAGAIGYTLQLFFDFAGYSAMAIGLAQMCAFRFPENFNNPYLSGNIQEFWQRWHMTLSRFLRDYLYISLGGNRKGPIRTYVNLLMTMVIGGFWHGANWTFILWGFWHGGLLALHRYWRGAGNGPMPFILGNALLMLAVILGWVAFRAHDVTSAFAMYGAMFLPSSIALSDALAWQVTPDQWWCVLIGVVLVYLPLLGSRLPWQRPVEAMGGFWRLCWFWAPTAGFILGMVLLYSRAAVPFLYFQF; via the coding sequence ATGATCTTCGCCTCCTTCGAATTCCTCTTTCTGTTCCTGCCGCTGTTCTTCGTCCTATATTTCCTGACGCCGGCGCGGTTTCGGAACTGGACCATCCTGCTCCTGTCCTGGGCCTTCTATGCCTGGTGGCGCGTGGATTTCCTGGCGCTGCTGGGCGGTGTCACCCTTTTCACCTTCTTCGTCGCCCTCAGGGTGAACGCGGCGGAGGAAGCCTCGGATTCCAGGTTTCGCTGGATGATGGTCGGCCTGGTCGGCAATCTCGGTGTGCTGGCCTATTTCAAATACGCGAATTTCGGCGTGCAGAGCTTCAACCAGCTCGTCACCGCGCTGGGCCTCACGCCGACACCCTGGGCCGAAATCATCCTGCCCATCGGCCTGAGTTTCTATGTGCTGCAATCGGTCAGCTACCTGATTGACGTCTGGCGGAAGGATGTGCCGGTCAGCCGCAACTTCGTGGCTTACGCGGCCTACAAGGCCATTTTCAGCCAGCTCATCGCCGGCCCCATCGTGCGCTACGCCGAGATCGAGCATGACCTGAAGCACCGCGTTCATACCTGGGAGAAATTCGGCCTGGGGGCGCGCCGCTTCATGATCGGCTTCTGCATGAAGGTGCTGATCGCCGATACGATCGCCCCCATGGTGGATGTGGTCTATGCGCTGCCCAACCCCTCCATGGCGGATGCCTGGGCCGGGGCCATCGGCTACACGCTGCAATTGTTCTTCGATTTCGCCGGCTATTCGGCCATGGCGATCGGGCTGGCGCAGATGTGCGCCTTCCGCTTCCCGGAGAATTTCAACAACCCCTATCTCTCGGGGAACATCCAGGAATTCTGGCAGCGCTGGCACATGACGCTGAGCCGCTTCCTGCGCGACTACCTCTACATCTCGCTCGGCGGCAACCGCAAAGGCCCGATCCGCACCTATGTGAACCTGCTGATGACCATGGTGATCGGCGGGTTCTGGCATGGCGCCAACTGGACCTTCATCCTCTGGGGCTTCTGGCATGGCGGGCTGCTGGCGCTGCATCGCTACTGGCGCGGGGCCGGCAATGGGCCGATGCCCTTCATCCTTGGCAATGCCTTGCTGATGCTGGCGGTGATCCTCGGCTGGGTCGCTTTCCGCGCGCATGACGTGACCAGCGCCTTTGCCATGTATGGGGCGATGTTCCTGCCCTCCAGCATCGCCCTCTCCGATGCGCTGGCCTGGCAGGTCACGCCGGATCAATGGTGGTGCGTGCTGATCGGCGTGGTGCTGGTCTATCTGCCGCTCCTTGGCAGCCGGCTGCCCTGGCAGCGGCCGGTGGAGGCGATGGGCGGCTTCTGGCGCCTGTGCTGGTTCTGGGCGCCGACCGCGGGGTTCATCCTGGGGATGGTCCTGCTCTACAGCCGCGCCGCCGTTCCCTTCCTCTATTTCCAGTTCTGA
- a CDS encoding serine hydrolase domain-containing protein: MRDLDLLRLERRVGLMLAPLVEQPGAAVGVTRDGVLLLRRSVGLASMELHLPLGVTSCFRIASVSKQFTCAAILLLERDGLLRVTDPVRQHLPELPESLASITLDHLMRNSSGLRDMLELLRLGGADLATPVTEAELDAAIARQETLNFTPGSRFLYSNSGFRLLGRVIERVSGQRLASFLDERIFQPMGMTRTHHTPDLAEPVRGLVTGYLPHGQGGFVRAQHGFPLGGEGGLVSCVEDLALWARSLAVGGLGGGLEAALEATTAFNNGVVNRYALGLDVESWRGLRVVSHGGLWPGFKTAFLRVPEKQLAVIVIANNASLDPHHMALQVLEAALDGDPALAPAPPALDHAAMTGSWLCEADGLSLDVSAAGVARMHGVPFALVPAEDGRMTARRGAFPFRAALPEGETMAVEFDAGHRAVFRRATPVTPPALDGVWHCRELAAEWHISGQAVRALGPIRRGPDWGITAFGPRHLRIAMPSALYEGWADAVLAEDGQSLVVNAGRARGLVFTRSSRGC, from the coding sequence ATGCGTGATCTGGATTTGCTGCGGCTGGAACGCCGGGTCGGGCTGATGCTCGCGCCACTGGTGGAACAGCCTGGCGCGGCGGTCGGCGTCACGCGCGATGGCGTGCTGCTGCTGCGCCGCTCGGTCGGCCTCGCCTCGATGGAGCTGCACCTGCCGCTCGGCGTCACGAGTTGTTTCCGCATCGCTTCCGTCTCCAAGCAATTCACCTGCGCCGCGATCCTGCTGCTGGAGCGTGACGGGCTGCTCCGCGTGACCGATCCGGTGCGCCAGCATCTGCCCGAACTGCCCGAATCCCTGGCCAGCATCACGCTCGATCACCTCATGCGCAACTCATCCGGCCTGCGCGACATGCTGGAATTGCTGCGGCTGGGCGGCGCCGACCTCGCGACGCCCGTGACCGAGGCCGAGCTGGACGCCGCCATCGCCCGGCAGGAGACGCTGAATTTCACCCCCGGCTCGCGCTTTCTCTATTCCAACAGCGGCTTCCGGCTGCTGGGCCGTGTCATTGAACGCGTCTCGGGGCAGCGCCTCGCCAGCTTCCTGGATGAGCGCATCTTCCAGCCCATGGGCATGACGCGAACGCACCATACGCCCGATCTGGCCGAGCCGGTCCGCGGCCTGGTGACGGGCTATCTGCCCCACGGCCAGGGCGGCTTCGTCCGCGCCCAGCACGGCTTCCCGCTGGGCGGCGAGGGCGGGCTCGTCTCCTGCGTGGAGGATCTGGCGCTCTGGGCGCGCAGCCTGGCGGTGGGCGGGCTGGGCGGCGGCCTCGAAGCCGCGCTGGAGGCAACGACGGCGTTCAACAACGGCGTGGTGAACCGCTATGCCCTCGGCCTCGATGTGGAGAGCTGGCGCGGGCTTCGCGTGGTCAGCCACGGGGGTCTTTGGCCCGGCTTCAAGACCGCCTTCCTGCGCGTCCCGGAGAAGCAGCTGGCGGTGATCGTCATCGCCAATAACGCCAGCCTTGATCCACACCACATGGCCCTGCAGGTGCTGGAAGCGGCCCTCGATGGCGATCCGGCCCTGGCCCCCGCCCCGCCGGCGCTGGATCACGCGGCGATGACGGGCAGCTGGCTTTGCGAGGCGGATGGGCTCTCGCTCGATGTCTCGGCGGCGGGCGTCGCGCGCATGCATGGCGTGCCCTTCGCCCTGGTTCCGGCCGAGGATGGCCGCATGACCGCCCGGCGCGGCGCCTTCCCCTTCCGCGCCGCCCTGCCCGAGGGCGAGACCATGGCGGTGGAGTTCGATGCCGGGCACCGCGCGGTGTTCCGACGCGCCACGCCGGTCACGCCGCCCGCCCTGGATGGCGTCTGGCATTGCCGGGAGCTTGCGGCGGAATGGCACATCTCGGGCCAGGCGGTGCGGGCGCTGGGGCCGATCCGGCGTGGCCCGGACTGGGGCATCACGGCATTCGGCCCGCGGCATCTGCGCATCGCCATGCCCTCCGCCCTGTATGAGGGCTGGGCGGATGCGGTCCTGGCCGAAGACGGGCAGAGCCTGGTGGTGAATGCAGGGCGGGCGCGCGGCCTGGTCTTCACGCGGAGCTCGCGCGGCTGCTGA
- a CDS encoding NeuD/PglB/VioB family sugar acetyltransferase, giving the protein MVILILGAGGHGRAVCEAARDAGFAPRGFLDARAPLPEVLGLPVLGDEAAHDGGPLLIALGGNALRLEAARRLACPLPVLLHPSVIRARSAEVAEGAVIMPRAVLGALARIGRLALINTGAIIEHDVVVEAGAHVGPGAILCGGVRVGMRAVVGAGAVVGPNLSIGADAVVGAGAAVLADVPPGAVVAGVPARPLN; this is encoded by the coding sequence ATGGTTATTCTGATCCTGGGCGCGGGCGGCCATGGCCGTGCCGTCTGCGAGGCGGCACGCGATGCCGGCTTCGCGCCGCGCGGCTTTCTGGATGCGCGCGCCCCCTTGCCGGAGGTGCTGGGCCTGCCCGTGCTGGGCGATGAGGCGGCGCATGATGGCGGGCCGCTGCTGATCGCCCTCGGTGGCAATGCGCTCCGGCTGGAGGCGGCCCGGCGCCTGGCTTGCCCGCTGCCCGTGCTGCTGCACCCCTCGGTGATCCGCGCCCGCAGCGCCGAGGTGGCGGAGGGGGCCGTCATCATGCCGCGCGCCGTGCTGGGCGCCCTGGCGCGGATCGGCCGCCTCGCCCTCATCAACACCGGCGCCATCATCGAGCATGATGTGGTGGTGGAGGCGGGCGCCCATGTCGGCCCTGGTGCCATTCTCTGCGGCGGGGTGCGGGTGGGGATGCGCGCCGTGGTCGGGGCGGGGGCCGTGGTCGGGCCCAATCTCTCCATCGGGGCGGATGCGGTGGTGGGGGCGGGCGCGGCCGTGCTGGCCGATGTGCCCCCCGGCGCGGTGGTGGCCGGCGTGCCCGCCCGTCCCTTGAATTGA
- the modA gene encoding molybdate ABC transporter substrate-binding protein, producing the protein MHRRALPLLAMIPAAAAAPPPAGAAPVTIFAAASLQDGLRAVARDWAAQGNPAPRLSFAASSALARQIEQGAPADLFLSADEPWMDVLAARGLIVEATRSSALGNALVLVAPADGAAPIVLQRGTDLAARLGPRGRLAMGDPAHVPAGRYAQAALEWMGQWEALAPRLARAENVRAALLLVERGEVPLGIVYATDALAAPGVRVVGSFPPESHPPITYPFALTRRAEGNAAARALLAFLTGAEAMPLWQRHGFTAPR; encoded by the coding sequence ATGCACCGCCGCGCCCTCCCGCTGCTCGCCATGATTCCCGCCGCCGCGGCGGCCCCGCCGCCTGCGGGGGCCGCACCGGTGACGATCTTTGCCGCGGCCTCGCTGCAGGATGGGTTGCGCGCGGTGGCGCGGGATTGGGCCGCCCAGGGCAACCCGGCGCCCCGGCTGTCCTTCGCGGCCTCCTCGGCGCTGGCGCGGCAGATCGAGCAGGGGGCGCCGGCTGATCTGTTTCTCAGCGCCGATGAGCCCTGGATGGATGTCCTGGCCGCGCGCGGGCTGATCGTGGAGGCCACGCGCAGCAGCGCCCTGGGCAATGCGCTGGTGCTGGTGGCGCCGGCCGATGGCGCGGCGCCTATCGTCCTGCAGCGCGGAACCGATCTCGCGGCGCGGCTCGGCCCGCGCGGGCGGCTCGCCATGGGGGACCCGGCGCATGTGCCCGCCGGGCGCTACGCCCAGGCCGCGCTGGAATGGATGGGCCAATGGGAGGCGCTGGCCCCGCGCCTGGCCCGCGCCGAAAATGTGCGCGCCGCGCTGCTGCTGGTGGAACGCGGCGAAGTGCCGCTCGGCATCGTCTATGCCACGGATGCGCTGGCCGCGCCGGGCGTGCGGGTGGTGGGCAGCTTCCCACCCGAGAGCCACCCGCCCATCACCTATCCCTTCGCCCTGACCCGCCGCGCCGAAGGAAATGCCGCGGCGCGCGCCCTGCTCGCCTTCCTGACCGGGGCCGAGGCGATGCCGCTCTGGCAGCGCCACGGCTTCACGGCGCCGCGTTGA
- a CDS encoding alpha/beta hydrolase codes for MPHVTAPDGVRLWVEESGEGSPILFIHEFGGDHRSWEPQLRHFARRHRCITFAARGYPPSDVPGEVARYSQAIAVADAVAVLDALGIAKAHVVGLSMGGFCALHLGLNHPERAHSIVAAGAGYGAEKAFEDYFRSVSLAVAEGFETRGAAEFAKTYAMGASRVQFLNKDPRGWAEFATQLGEHSSQGSALTMRGVQARRPSLHDLEAGFRAMALPTLVMVGDEDDHCLQPALYLKRVIPACGLVVLPKTGHTLNLEEPALFNLHLAEFLAMVEAGRWGPRDPRANPAEVMKVS; via the coding sequence ATGCCCCATGTCACGGCCCCCGACGGCGTCCGGCTCTGGGTGGAGGAAAGCGGGGAGGGTAGCCCCATCCTGTTCATCCATGAATTCGGCGGCGACCATCGCAGCTGGGAGCCGCAGCTGCGGCATTTCGCGCGCCGCCACCGCTGCATCACCTTCGCCGCGCGCGGCTATCCGCCCTCCGATGTGCCGGGGGAGGTGGCGCGCTACAGCCAGGCCATCGCGGTGGCGGATGCGGTGGCCGTGCTGGATGCGCTGGGCATCGCGAAGGCGCATGTGGTGGGGCTGTCCATGGGCGGCTTCTGCGCGCTGCATCTGGGGCTGAACCACCCCGAGCGCGCGCATTCCATCGTCGCCGCCGGGGCCGGCTATGGCGCGGAAAAGGCCTTTGAGGATTACTTCCGCAGCGTCTCCCTCGCCGTGGCCGAGGGGTTCGAGACGCGCGGTGCCGCCGAATTCGCCAAGACCTACGCGATGGGCGCATCGCGTGTGCAGTTTCTCAACAAGGACCCGCGCGGCTGGGCGGAATTCGCGACCCAGCTGGGCGAGCACAGCAGCCAGGGCTCGGCCCTCACCATGCGGGGTGTGCAGGCGCGGCGGCCCTCGCTGCATGACCTGGAAGCCGGATTCCGCGCCATGGCACTCCCCACGCTGGTGATGGTGGGTGATGAGGATGATCATTGCCTGCAGCCGGCGCTCTACCTGAAGCGTGTGATCCCGGCCTGCGGCCTGGTCGTCCTGCCCAAGACCGGCCACACGCTGAACCTGGAGGAGCCGGCGCTGTTCAACCTGCACCTCGCGGAATTCCTGGCGATGGTGGAAGCCGGGCGCTGGGGGCCGCGCGATCCGCGCGCCAATCCGGCGGAGGTGATGAAGGTTTCTTAG
- the modC gene encoding molybdenum ABC transporter ATP-binding protein, protein MLEVALRHRFGPGSAGGFALDVAFSAAPRGVTAIFGPSGCGKSTILNAVAGLMRPDAGRVSLDGAMLLDTARGIALPAERRRCGLVFQDARLFPHLSVESNLRYGLRRAPRGAEGPGFEEVVDLLGIAGLLGRRPARLSGGERQRVALGRALLMRPRLLLMDEPLAALDAPRRAEILPFLARLRAKAGLPILYVTHALEEVDALADHLVLIEAGRVLASGGLEELTARTDLPLAARRDAGVLIAARVAAHDPARGLTRLDFAGGQLLVPLQHANPGTRLRVRLRARDVAVALQPPEGLSVQNILPATLTAITPTASPHEVFLHLALDGQALGDTALLARVTRDAVERLRLVPGQPVWALVKSVAFDHARPG, encoded by the coding sequence ATGCTGGAGGTCGCACTGCGCCATCGCTTCGGGCCAGGCTCTGCCGGGGGCTTCGCGCTGGATGTCGCGTTTTCGGCCGCGCCGCGCGGCGTGACGGCGATTTTCGGCCCCTCGGGCTGCGGCAAGAGCACCATCCTGAACGCCGTCGCTGGCCTGATGCGCCCCGATGCGGGCCGGGTGTCGCTGGATGGCGCCATGCTGCTCGATACCGCGCGCGGCATCGCCCTGCCGGCCGAGCGGCGGCGCTGTGGCCTGGTGTTCCAGGATGCGCGGCTGTTCCCGCATCTGAGCGTGGAGAGCAATCTGCGCTACGGCCTCCGCCGTGCCCCGCGCGGCGCGGAGGGCCCCGGCTTCGAGGAGGTGGTGGATCTGCTCGGCATCGCGGGCCTGCTGGGCCGCCGGCCCGCGCGGCTTTCGGGTGGCGAGCGGCAGCGCGTGGCACTGGGCCGCGCCCTGCTGATGCGCCCGCGCCTGCTGCTGATGGATGAGCCGCTGGCCGCGCTGGATGCGCCACGCCGGGCCGAGATCCTGCCCTTCCTGGCCCGGCTGCGCGCCAAGGCCGGGCTGCCCATCCTCTATGTGACGCATGCGCTGGAGGAGGTGGACGCCCTGGCCGATCACCTGGTGCTGATCGAGGCGGGGCGCGTGCTTGCCAGCGGCGGGCTGGAGGAATTGACCGCGCGGACCGACCTGCCGCTGGCCGCGCGGCGGGATGCGGGCGTGCTGATCGCGGCACGGGTGGCGGCGCATGACCCGGCGCGCGGGTTGACCCGGCTGGATTTCGCCGGCGGGCAGCTGCTTGTGCCGCTGCAACACGCCAACCCTGGCACCAGGCTGCGCGTCCGGCTGCGTGCGCGCGATGTGGCGGTGGCCTTGCAGCCGCCCGAGGGGCTTTCCGTGCAGAATATCCTGCCCGCCACGCTCACCGCCATCACGCCCACCGCCTCCCCGCATGAGGTGTTCCTGCATCTGGCGCTGGATGGCCAGGCGCTGGGTGACACGGCGCTGCTCGCCCGCGTCACGCGTGATGCGGTGGAGCGGTTGCGGCTGGTGCCCGGCCAGCCGGTTTGGGCCTTGGTGAAATCGGTCGCCTTTGACCATGCGCGGCCGGGATGA